A DNA window from Dunckerocampus dactyliophorus isolate RoL2022-P2 chromosome 17, RoL_Ddac_1.1, whole genome shotgun sequence contains the following coding sequences:
- the thnsl2 gene encoding threonine synthase-like 2 isoform X1: MPYHCVECKLQTGEEDKVVSTKEFAGMKYCSTRGGVQGWDFRDVLFSGYAPDGGMFMPESIPTVSPVTLRRWSGLSYPKLVMEVASIFIPSQLIPRKDLEVLIGSALSGFSVPDVIRTVQLKDGLTILELFHGDTLAFKDLAMTCTVQFLNYFLQKEKRRATVLVGTSGDTGGSAIQSAKGTSGLDVVVVYPRGRITQIQEKHMITCLEDNVHVFAADGSSDDIDQPLRRLFADQELVKSHGLMSLNSVNWSRIMIQLVHFIYAYLRLMGVEQVEACMPELEVVVPTGGAGNLAAGFIVKQMGLPLRLVAMVNANDIVHRTVTSGDFSMAANVTQTLAPAIDIQDPYNMERVFWLLLGRNGALVKNMMEEFQHSHAHTLLEKHHKLLSHIVSTGTVNDDGIVETMRRCWEDNQYVLCPHTAVAVWHHYHCPHSANLPRCYMATASPAKFQEAVQRAGLTFDLPEAVRALDTLASRYQNLDRSVNWCNDWEQKLRETIQSVSSARKNGLTYYS, from the exons ATGCCGTATCACTGCGTTGAGTGCAAACTCCAAACAGGCGAAGAAGATAAGGTGGTGTCGACGAAAGa GTTTGCCGGAATGAAGTACTGCAGTACCCGCGGTGGAGTCCAAGGATGGGACTTCCGGGATGTGCTGTTTTCAGGTTATGCTCCTGATGGAGGGATGTTTATGCCTGAGAGTATACCCACAGTGAGCCCAGTAACGCTGAGGCGCTGGAGTGGACTGTCGTATCCCAAACTGGTGATGGAGGTAGCCTCCATCTTCATTCCCTCTCAGCTCATTCCCAGAAAGGACCTGGAAG tcctgattggctctgCTTTGTCTGGATTCTCTGTGCCGGATGTGATCAGAACTGTCCAGCTGAAGGATGGCCTGACAATCCTGGAGCTCTTCCATGGAGACACCTTAGCTTTTAAGGACCTGGCTATGACCTGCACCGTGCAATTTCTCAACTACTTCCTGCAGAAAGAGAAACGCAGGGCTACTGTTCTTGTTG GTACATCAGGTGACACAGGTGGCTCGGCCATCCAGAGTGCAAAAGGTACTTCTGGCCTGGATGTGGTGGTGGTTTACCCTCGGGGACGTATTACCCAAATCCAAGAGAAACACATGATCACTTGTCTGGAGGACAATGTTCATGTTTTTGCGG CGGACGGCTCATCTGATGACATTGACCAGCCTCTGCGTCGCCTCTTTGCCGATCAGGAACTTGTGAAGTCTCATGGCCTCATGAGCCTCAATTCGGTGAACTGGTCTCGTATCATGATCCAACTGGTCCATTTCATCTATGCGTACCTGCGGCTCATGGGTGTGGAGCAAGTGGAGGCTTGCATGCCTGAACTGGAAGTGGTGGTGCCTACTGGAGGGGCGGGGAACCTTGCAG CTGGCTTCATCGTCAAGCAAATGGGATTGCCCCTGAGGTTGGTGGCCATGGTGAATGCCAATGACATCGTGCACAGGACAGTAACCTCCGGTGACTTTAGTATGGCAGCGAACGTCACACAGACACTGGCTCCTGCCATAGACATCCAG GATCCGTATAACATGGAGAGAGTGTTCTGGCTGCTTCTGGGAAGAAACGGTGCTTTGGTGAAGAACATGATGGAGGAGTTccagcattcacatgcacatACTCTGCTTGAAAAGCACCACAAACTG TTGTCGCATATAGTGTCTACTGGGACAGTGAACGATGACGGTATCGTGGAGACAATGAGGAGATGCTGGGAGGACAACCAGTATGTGCTGTGCCCGCACACAGCCGTGGCGGTATGGCACCACTACCACTGTCCTCACAGTGCCAATCTTCCCAG GTGTTACATGGCCACAGCATCCCCAGCCAAGTTTCAAGAAGCGGTACAGCGAGCTGGATTGACCTTTGACCTACCTGAAGCCGTCAGAGCTTTGGATACGTTAGCCTCGCGTTACCAGAACCTGGACCGCAGCGTGAACTGGTGCAACGACTGGGAACAGAAACTGAGAGAGACTATCCAGTCGGTGAGCTCAGCCCGGAAAAACGGACTGACTTATTACAGCTGA
- the thnsl2 gene encoding threonine synthase-like 2 isoform X2, which produces MKYCSTRGGVQGWDFRDVLFSGYAPDGGMFMPESIPTVSPVTLRRWSGLSYPKLVMEVASIFIPSQLIPRKDLEVLIGSALSGFSVPDVIRTVQLKDGLTILELFHGDTLAFKDLAMTCTVQFLNYFLQKEKRRATVLVGTSGDTGGSAIQSAKGTSGLDVVVVYPRGRITQIQEKHMITCLEDNVHVFAADGSSDDIDQPLRRLFADQELVKSHGLMSLNSVNWSRIMIQLVHFIYAYLRLMGVEQVEACMPELEVVVPTGGAGNLAAGFIVKQMGLPLRLVAMVNANDIVHRTVTSGDFSMAANVTQTLAPAIDIQDPYNMERVFWLLLGRNGALVKNMMEEFQHSHAHTLLEKHHKLLSHIVSTGTVNDDGIVETMRRCWEDNQYVLCPHTAVAVWHHYHCPHSANLPRCYMATASPAKFQEAVQRAGLTFDLPEAVRALDTLASRYQNLDRSVNWCNDWEQKLRETIQSVSSARKNGLTYYS; this is translated from the exons ATGAAGTACTGCAGTACCCGCGGTGGAGTCCAAGGATGGGACTTCCGGGATGTGCTGTTTTCAGGTTATGCTCCTGATGGAGGGATGTTTATGCCTGAGAGTATACCCACAGTGAGCCCAGTAACGCTGAGGCGCTGGAGTGGACTGTCGTATCCCAAACTGGTGATGGAGGTAGCCTCCATCTTCATTCCCTCTCAGCTCATTCCCAGAAAGGACCTGGAAG tcctgattggctctgCTTTGTCTGGATTCTCTGTGCCGGATGTGATCAGAACTGTCCAGCTGAAGGATGGCCTGACAATCCTGGAGCTCTTCCATGGAGACACCTTAGCTTTTAAGGACCTGGCTATGACCTGCACCGTGCAATTTCTCAACTACTTCCTGCAGAAAGAGAAACGCAGGGCTACTGTTCTTGTTG GTACATCAGGTGACACAGGTGGCTCGGCCATCCAGAGTGCAAAAGGTACTTCTGGCCTGGATGTGGTGGTGGTTTACCCTCGGGGACGTATTACCCAAATCCAAGAGAAACACATGATCACTTGTCTGGAGGACAATGTTCATGTTTTTGCGG CGGACGGCTCATCTGATGACATTGACCAGCCTCTGCGTCGCCTCTTTGCCGATCAGGAACTTGTGAAGTCTCATGGCCTCATGAGCCTCAATTCGGTGAACTGGTCTCGTATCATGATCCAACTGGTCCATTTCATCTATGCGTACCTGCGGCTCATGGGTGTGGAGCAAGTGGAGGCTTGCATGCCTGAACTGGAAGTGGTGGTGCCTACTGGAGGGGCGGGGAACCTTGCAG CTGGCTTCATCGTCAAGCAAATGGGATTGCCCCTGAGGTTGGTGGCCATGGTGAATGCCAATGACATCGTGCACAGGACAGTAACCTCCGGTGACTTTAGTATGGCAGCGAACGTCACACAGACACTGGCTCCTGCCATAGACATCCAG GATCCGTATAACATGGAGAGAGTGTTCTGGCTGCTTCTGGGAAGAAACGGTGCTTTGGTGAAGAACATGATGGAGGAGTTccagcattcacatgcacatACTCTGCTTGAAAAGCACCACAAACTG TTGTCGCATATAGTGTCTACTGGGACAGTGAACGATGACGGTATCGTGGAGACAATGAGGAGATGCTGGGAGGACAACCAGTATGTGCTGTGCCCGCACACAGCCGTGGCGGTATGGCACCACTACCACTGTCCTCACAGTGCCAATCTTCCCAG GTGTTACATGGCCACAGCATCCCCAGCCAAGTTTCAAGAAGCGGTACAGCGAGCTGGATTGACCTTTGACCTACCTGAAGCCGTCAGAGCTTTGGATACGTTAGCCTCGCGTTACCAGAACCTGGACCGCAGCGTGAACTGGTGCAACGACTGGGAACAGAAACTGAGAGAGACTATCCAGTCGGTGAGCTCAGCCCGGAAAAACGGACTGACTTATTACAGCTGA